A single genomic interval of Aegicerativicinus sediminis harbors:
- a CDS encoding NADPH-dependent FMN reductase, producing the protein MKKIVVFGGSNSSQSINKKLAIYAANQLDKVEIEVLDLNNYELPIFGVDLEKERGIPQATLDFLEKLHDSDGFVISLAEHNGAYTAAFKNLMDWASRVDGKLWGQKPMLLLATSPGRRGAMAVLQIASNRFPYMGGNIIDTFSLPSFNENFQDGELVHEDFRNELNSKIRTFEKTLFN; encoded by the coding sequence ATGAAAAAAATTGTGGTTTTCGGTGGCAGTAACAGTTCCCAATCAATTAACAAAAAGTTGGCTATATATGCAGCCAATCAACTCGATAAGGTTGAAATTGAGGTATTGGATTTGAATAATTATGAATTGCCCATTTTCGGAGTTGATTTGGAAAAAGAACGTGGTATACCTCAAGCTACTTTAGATTTTTTGGAAAAATTGCATGATTCAGATGGATTCGTAATCTCATTGGCAGAGCATAATGGAGCCTACACCGCCGCATTTAAAAATTTAATGGATTGGGCCTCCCGGGTAGATGGAAAATTATGGGGACAAAAACCAATGTTGTTACTGGCCACATCACCAGGTAGGCGAGGTGCTATGGCTGTTCTTCAGATTGCATCTAATCGATTTCCATATATGGGAGGTAATATTATTGATACCTTTTCACTACCAAGTTTTAATGAAAACTTTCAAGATGGTGAATTAGTCCATGAAGATTTTAGAAATGAACTTAATTCAAAAATTAGAACGTTTGAAAAGACACTTTTTAACTGA
- a CDS encoding pirin family protein, which yields MNTTKEIKLFKANERGFANHGWLQATHSFSFANYYDPEKIQYGALRVLNDDLIAPSMGFGMHPHQNMEIITIPLSGLLKHRDSMHNQWQEVKPGEVQVMSAGTGVTHSEINGSTDKHLSLFQIWIIPDTHNVAPRYGQKSFSTEERNNAMQWLVTSMDSDHEGSLKIHQNARIGRINLSEGKEYSYNPLSDDHGTYVMNITGEFEVDDNVLEHRDAVGISGGSFNIMAKEDSDILVIEIPM from the coding sequence ATGAATACAACAAAAGAAATAAAACTTTTTAAAGCCAATGAACGTGGTTTTGCTAACCACGGTTGGTTGCAAGCAACACATTCGTTTAGTTTTGCGAATTATTACGACCCTGAAAAAATTCAATATGGTGCTCTTCGGGTACTAAATGATGATTTAATTGCCCCTTCAATGGGATTTGGGATGCATCCCCATCAAAATATGGAGATCATTACTATTCCTTTATCGGGATTATTGAAGCATCGCGATTCTATGCACAATCAATGGCAGGAAGTTAAGCCGGGTGAAGTTCAAGTAATGTCAGCTGGTACTGGTGTAACCCATTCTGAAATAAATGGATCAACAGATAAACACCTTTCCTTGTTTCAAATCTGGATTATTCCAGACACACATAATGTTGCGCCTAGGTATGGTCAAAAATCGTTTTCAACTGAGGAAAGAAATAATGCCATGCAATGGTTGGTGACTTCTATGGATAGTGATCACGAAGGAAGTTTGAAAATTCATCAAAATGCACGAATTGGAAGAATCAATCTTTCAGAAGGTAAGGAATACTCATATAACCCTTTAAGCGATGACCATGGCACCTATGTTATGAACATAACTGGAGAATTTGAGGTTGATGATAATGTCTTAGAACATAGGGACGCAGTTGGAATTTCAGGTGGTTCATTCAACATTATGGCTAAAGAGGATTCGGATATTCTAGTCATAGAAATACCTATGTAA
- a CDS encoding acyl-CoA carboxylase subunit beta, which translates to MDINFNKNEDHNKLAVSELRQRLAKIKLGGGEKSIAKHHDKGKMTARERIDFLLDDSKKCIEIGAFAGEGMYEQYGGCPSGGVVVKIGYVSGKQCIVVANDATVKAGAWFPITGKKNLRAQEIAIENRLPIIYLVDSAGVFLPMQDEIFPDKEHFGRIFRNNAVMSSMGITQIAAVMGSCVAGGAYLPIMSDEALIVEKTGSIFLAGSYLVKAAIGETIDNETLGGATTHCEISGVTDYKAKDDKDALTKIRSIMDKIGDFDKAGFNREKAAKPKEQQEDIYGILPSTRSDQYDMKEIIARLVDNSEYEEYKAGYGKTIITAYARIDGWAVGIVANQRKVVKNKKGEMQFGGVIYNDSADKATRFIANCNQKKIPLVFLQDVTGFMVGSKSEHSGIIKDGAKMVNAVSNSVVPKFTIVIGNSYGAGNYAMCGKAYDPRLIAAWPSAELAVMSGNSAAKVLLQIETASLKKRGEKITEAKEKELFDKIKSRYDQQVSPYYAAARLWTDAIIDPLDTRKWISMGIEAANHSPITKQFNLGVLQV; encoded by the coding sequence ATGGATATCAACTTCAATAAAAATGAAGACCATAATAAGTTGGCGGTTTCAGAATTAAGGCAACGTTTGGCTAAGATAAAACTTGGTGGAGGCGAAAAAAGCATTGCAAAACACCATGATAAAGGCAAAATGACGGCAAGGGAGCGCATCGATTTTCTCTTAGATGATTCTAAAAAGTGCATTGAAATTGGTGCTTTTGCAGGAGAAGGGATGTACGAACAATACGGAGGATGCCCTTCCGGAGGTGTTGTTGTAAAAATCGGATATGTTTCAGGAAAGCAATGCATTGTTGTTGCTAATGACGCCACTGTTAAAGCTGGTGCCTGGTTCCCAATTACGGGAAAGAAAAACTTACGCGCCCAAGAAATTGCTATCGAAAATAGATTACCAATTATTTATTTAGTTGATAGCGCTGGGGTGTTTCTGCCAATGCAAGACGAAATTTTTCCCGACAAGGAACACTTCGGACGTATTTTTAGAAATAATGCCGTTATGAGTAGTATGGGCATTACCCAAATTGCAGCTGTAATGGGCAGTTGTGTGGCCGGAGGTGCGTATTTGCCAATAATGAGCGATGAAGCTTTAATAGTTGAAAAAACAGGAAGTATTTTTCTTGCTGGCAGTTATTTGGTTAAAGCGGCCATTGGTGAAACCATTGATAATGAAACATTGGGTGGGGCAACCACCCATTGCGAAATTTCAGGTGTTACAGATTATAAGGCTAAGGATGACAAGGATGCCTTAACAAAAATAAGGTCCATTATGGACAAAATTGGGGATTTTGATAAAGCCGGATTTAATAGGGAAAAAGCCGCAAAACCCAAAGAACAACAAGAAGATATCTACGGGATTCTACCGTCTACCCGATCCGACCAATACGATATGAAAGAAATAATTGCCCGTTTGGTCGACAATTCAGAATATGAAGAATATAAGGCGGGTTATGGTAAAACAATCATAACCGCATATGCCCGAATCGATGGATGGGCGGTAGGTATTGTAGCGAATCAACGGAAAGTAGTTAAAAACAAAAAAGGAGAAATGCAGTTCGGCGGTGTTATCTATAACGATTCAGCTGATAAAGCCACGCGCTTCATTGCTAATTGCAATCAGAAAAAAATTCCCCTAGTATTTTTGCAAGATGTTACTGGTTTTATGGTAGGTAGCAAAAGTGAACATAGCGGCATTATTAAAGATGGTGCCAAAATGGTAAACGCCGTAAGTAATAGTGTGGTACCGAAATTTACAATTGTAATCGGCAACAGTTATGGGGCGGGTAATTATGCTATGTGCGGAAAAGCCTATGACCCTCGTTTAATAGCGGCTTGGCCAAGTGCCGAATTGGCCGTAATGAGTGGCAATAGTGCTGCAAAAGTTCTGCTTCAAATTGAAACTGCCAGTTTAAAGAAGCGTGGGGAGAAAATCACAGAGGCAAAAGAAAAGGAATTATTTGACAAGATTAAGTCGCGATACGACCAGCAAGTATCTCCTTATTATGCGGCTGCTAGATTATGGACCGACGCTATAATAGACCCCCTAGATACCAGAAAATGGATTAGCATGGGAATTGAAGCGGCAAATCACAGCCCGATAACCAAGCAATTTAATTTGGGAGTCCTTCAAGTTTAA
- a CDS encoding CAL67264 family membrane protein, producing MAMNKNTVLAWATTIMIIVGLALIALGAFRYDDVAGWGFASVGIGFFAIAWVFNALKGRV from the coding sequence ATGGCTATGAATAAAAATACGGTTCTAGCTTGGGCTACGACCATTATGATAATTGTAGGTTTGGCATTAATTGCCCTTGGGGCATTTAGATATGATGATGTTGCCGGTTGGGGTTTCGCCTCAGTTGGCATCGGTTTTTTTGCAATTGCATGGGTCTTCAACGCCCTTAAAGGAAGGGTTTAA
- the ettA gene encoding energy-dependent translational throttle protein EttA, which produces MSDDKKVIFSMSGVTKTFQGANTPVIKNIYLSFFYGAKIGILGLNGSGKSTLLKIIAGIDKNYQGDVVFAPGYTVGYLEQEPHLDDNKTVLEIVKEGVGEIVAVLEEYNKINDMFGLEEVYSDPDKMEKLMNRQAELQDKIDANDAWDLDTKLEIAMDALRTPEPDRQIKNLSGGERRRVALCRLLLKEPDVLLLDEPTNHLDAESVHWLEHHLAQYKGTVIAVTHDRYFLDNVAGWILELDRGEGIPWKGNYSSWLEQKSTRLAQEQKQASKRQKTLERELEWVRMAPKGRQAKQKARLNNYDKLVNQDQKQLEEKLEIYIPNGPRLGTNVIEAKNVAKAYGDKLLYEDLNFKLPQAGIVGVIGPNGAGKTTIFKMIMGEETPDKGEFIVGDTAKIAYVDQAHSNIDSEKTIWQNFSDGQELIMMGGRQVNSRAYLSRFNFSGNEQNKKVKLLSGGERNRLHLAMTLKEEGNVLLLDEPTNDLDVNTLRALEEGLENFAGCAVIISHDRWFLDRICTHILAFEGDSQVYFFEGSFSDYEENKKKRLGADLMPKRIKYKKLVR; this is translated from the coding sequence ATGAGTGACGATAAGAAAGTTATTTTCTCAATGTCTGGAGTTACCAAAACCTTTCAAGGTGCAAATACTCCTGTTATCAAGAATATTTATCTCAGCTTTTTTTACGGGGCTAAAATTGGTATACTAGGTTTAAATGGATCTGGTAAATCAACTTTGTTGAAAATTATTGCAGGTATTGACAAGAATTACCAGGGTGATGTAGTTTTTGCACCGGGTTATACAGTTGGTTATCTTGAACAAGAGCCACATTTAGACGACAACAAAACAGTTTTAGAAATCGTAAAAGAAGGTGTCGGCGAGATTGTTGCTGTTTTAGAGGAGTATAACAAAATCAATGATATGTTTGGGTTGGAAGAAGTGTATTCGGATCCAGATAAGATGGAAAAATTGATGAATCGTCAAGCGGAGCTTCAAGACAAGATTGATGCTAACGATGCATGGGATTTAGATACCAAGCTTGAAATTGCCATGGACGCACTTCGTACACCAGAACCAGATAGGCAAATTAAGAATCTTTCAGGTGGAGAACGTCGTCGTGTCGCTTTGTGTAGGCTACTTTTGAAAGAACCAGATGTGTTACTTTTAGATGAGCCAACCAACCATTTAGATGCAGAATCGGTACATTGGTTAGAGCACCATTTAGCTCAATATAAAGGCACTGTAATTGCGGTTACCCACGATCGTTATTTTTTGGATAATGTTGCCGGATGGATTTTAGAATTAGATAGGGGGGAAGGTATTCCTTGGAAAGGAAATTACTCCTCATGGTTAGAGCAAAAATCTACTCGTTTAGCACAGGAACAAAAGCAAGCGAGCAAGCGCCAAAAAACGTTAGAACGTGAATTGGAATGGGTGAGAATGGCTCCAAAAGGTCGCCAAGCCAAGCAAAAAGCCCGTTTGAACAACTATGACAAGCTTGTAAATCAAGATCAAAAGCAATTAGAAGAAAAGCTGGAAATATACATTCCTAACGGACCACGTCTTGGAACGAATGTTATTGAAGCAAAAAATGTTGCCAAAGCCTATGGCGACAAATTATTATATGAAGATCTCAATTTTAAATTGCCACAAGCAGGAATTGTTGGAGTTATTGGTCCGAATGGCGCTGGTAAAACAACGATTTTCAAAATGATAATGGGCGAGGAAACCCCAGATAAGGGAGAATTCATTGTAGGTGATACTGCGAAAATAGCCTATGTGGATCAGGCGCATTCCAATATAGATTCTGAAAAAACAATTTGGCAGAATTTTAGCGATGGCCAGGAACTGATAATGATGGGTGGTAGGCAAGTTAATTCCAGAGCCTATTTAAGCAGGTTTAATTTTTCTGGGAATGAACAGAACAAGAAAGTGAAATTGCTTTCTGGAGGTGAAAGGAATAGACTTCATTTAGCAATGACACTGAAAGAAGAGGGTAACGTTTTGCTTCTGGATGAGCCAACAAACGACTTAGACGTAAATACGTTAAGAGCCTTAGAAGAAGGTTTGGAAAATTTTGCTGGTTGTGCAGTTATTATTTCTCACGATCGTTGGTTTTTAGATAGAATATGTACCCATATACTAGCATTCGAAGGGGATTCGCAAGTATATTTCTTCGAGGGAAGTTTTAGCGACTATGAAGAAAATAAGAAAAAACGTTTGGGAGCTGATCTTATGCCTAAACGCATAAAATACAAGAAATTAGTACGTTAA
- a CDS encoding MarR family winged helix-turn-helix transcriptional regulator — protein MGNIGEDIKSNFKNNRVKAIINILYTAGWISNIQNEFFKEFDISPQQFNILRILNGASGPLKVQTVKERMIDRAPNATRLMDKLCAKELIQRINCSEDRRVVNVEITDKGKNLLNKIPDDFSENLLKNITEEEAEALSRILDKIR, from the coding sequence ATGGGTAACATAGGAGAGGATATTAAATCGAACTTTAAAAATAACCGTGTGAAGGCTATTATTAATATTCTTTATACGGCCGGTTGGATCAGTAACATTCAAAATGAATTTTTTAAGGAATTCGACATTTCACCCCAGCAATTCAATATCCTTAGAATATTGAATGGTGCATCCGGACCTTTAAAGGTTCAAACCGTTAAAGAAAGAATGATTGATAGAGCTCCTAACGCAACCAGGCTAATGGATAAGTTATGTGCAAAGGAACTAATTCAACGTATTAATTGTTCTGAAGATAGGAGAGTTGTTAATGTAGAAATTACTGATAAGGGAAAGAATTTACTAAATAAAATTCCAGATGATTTTAGTGAGAACCTGCTAAAGAATATTACGGAAGAAGAGGCTGAGGCCTTAAGTAGAATACTCGATAAAATAAGATAA